In Rhizobium sp. N324, a single genomic region encodes these proteins:
- a CDS encoding ABC transporter permease yields the protein MSDAIHADIQIRPPSVSTRVAASFARAGRKLAAEPLGLAGFVILGLLCLIAIFAPLLAPYDPVVQSLGDALQAPSLAHWAGTDEFGRDILSRLIFGTRITIQTVLSISLIVGPVGLLIGVVAGFFGGRTDALLMRATDIVLSFPSLILALAFAAALGAGLTTAIIAISLTAWPPIARLARAEALVVRNADYVVAARLYGASPIRILLLYIAPMCVPSVIVRLTLNMAGIILTAASLGFLGLGAQPPAPEWGAMISNGRKFMLDYWWVAVMPGIAILLTSLAFNIAGDALRDILDPRHARS from the coding sequence ATGAGCGACGCCATCCACGCCGACATTCAGATCCGCCCGCCAAGTGTCTCGACCCGCGTCGCGGCCTCGTTTGCGCGCGCCGGCCGCAAATTGGCTGCGGAACCGCTTGGCCTTGCCGGCTTCGTCATCCTCGGCCTGCTCTGCCTGATCGCGATCTTCGCGCCGCTTCTGGCGCCTTATGATCCGGTCGTGCAATCGCTCGGCGATGCCTTGCAGGCCCCGAGCCTGGCGCATTGGGCCGGTACCGACGAATTCGGCCGCGACATTCTGAGCCGCCTGATCTTCGGCACGCGCATCACCATCCAGACGGTGCTGTCGATCTCGCTGATCGTCGGCCCGGTCGGCCTGCTGATCGGCGTTGTCGCCGGCTTCTTCGGCGGGCGCACCGATGCGCTGCTGATGCGGGCGACCGATATCGTTCTGTCCTTCCCGTCGCTGATCCTGGCGCTGGCCTTTGCCGCCGCACTCGGCGCCGGCCTGACCACGGCAATTATCGCGATCTCGCTGACCGCATGGCCGCCGATCGCCAGACTCGCCCGCGCCGAGGCGCTGGTCGTTAGAAACGCCGATTATGTCGTCGCTGCCCGCCTGTACGGCGCTTCGCCGATCCGCATCCTTCTCCTTTATATCGCGCCGATGTGCGTTCCTTCGGTCATCGTTCGCCTGACCCTCAACATGGCCGGCATCATCCTGACGGCGGCTTCCCTCGGCTTTCTCGGCCTCGGTGCGCAACCGCCGGCGCCGGAATGGGGGGCGATGATTTCCAACGGCCGCAAATTCATGCTGGATTACTGGTGGGTCGCCGTCATGCCGGGGATCGCCATTCTTCTCACCAGCCTTGCCTTCAACATCGCCGGAGATGCTCTGCGCGACATTCTGGATCCCCGCCATGCCAGATCGTAA
- a CDS encoding ABC transporter ATP-binding protein, giving the protein MQDHDLQPVLSVQGLTVRFGRGAVPAVSNVSFDVGRERVGIVGESGSGKSTTGRAIMRLLPPAAVVSAERLDLGGDPLLSKSERQMGALRGKDIALIMQDPRYSLNPVLSIGKQIAEAARLHLGLGKAPAQVAARAMLERVRISDPDRVMALYPHQISGGMGQRVMIAMMLLARPKLVIADEPTSALDVSVRKDVLLLLDELVRENNSGLLLISHDIRMVAAFCERIIVMYAGRIVETLTSLEEARHPYTRGLIAALPDPKKPVRRLAVLDRAKLDLETAQ; this is encoded by the coding sequence ATGCAGGATCATGATCTGCAGCCGGTTCTCTCCGTCCAAGGATTGACCGTCCGCTTCGGGCGAGGTGCCGTGCCCGCCGTATCCAATGTCAGTTTCGACGTCGGGCGCGAACGCGTCGGCATCGTCGGCGAATCCGGTTCCGGAAAATCGACGACGGGCCGCGCGATCATGCGGCTGCTGCCGCCGGCAGCGGTGGTTTCAGCCGAACGCCTCGATCTCGGCGGCGATCCGTTGCTTTCCAAGAGCGAGCGGCAGATGGGCGCGCTTCGCGGCAAGGACATCGCGCTGATCATGCAGGATCCGCGTTATTCCTTGAACCCGGTGCTTTCGATCGGCAAGCAGATCGCCGAGGCCGCACGCCTTCACCTCGGTCTCGGCAAGGCCCCGGCGCAAGTCGCCGCCCGCGCCATGCTGGAGCGCGTGCGCATCAGCGATCCGGATCGGGTCATGGCGCTTTATCCGCATCAGATATCGGGCGGCATGGGCCAGCGCGTGATGATCGCCATGATGCTCTTGGCGCGGCCGAAGCTGGTCATTGCCGACGAACCGACCTCGGCGCTCGATGTCAGCGTCCGCAAGGACGTGCTGTTGCTGCTCGATGAACTGGTGCGCGAGAACAATTCCGGCCTGCTGTTGATCAGCCACGACATTCGCATGGTGGCAGCCTTCTGCGAACGGATCATCGTCATGTATGCCGGCCGCATCGTCGAGACGCTGACCAGTCTGGAAGAGGCCCGCCATCCCTATACCCGCGGACTGATAGCCGCATTGCCCGACCCGAAGAAGCCGGTTCGCCGGCTGGCGGTACTCGACAGGGCGAAACTCGATCTGGAGACGGCGCAATGA
- a CDS encoding ABC transporter ATP-binding protein has translation MINVRDLDVVFASAKSSNHVVRGISFQVKQGETLGIVGESGCGKSTVLRCLAGMETGWTGQIELGGKPIGKQRSREELKFAQMVFQDPYGSLHPRHRIGTALAEPLRAMGHSEIWSKVEKALIQVGLPASFANRFPHELSGGQRQRVAIARALILSPPILLLDEPTSALDVSVQAEILNLLADQREEKGLTYLLVSHDLAVIAHMCDRVLIMKNGGFVDELTKADLQAGTTHDAYARELFEASFIEA, from the coding sequence ATGATCAATGTCCGCGACCTCGATGTCGTCTTTGCCTCCGCCAAATCCAGCAACCATGTCGTCAGGGGTATCAGTTTTCAGGTCAAGCAGGGGGAGACGCTCGGTATTGTCGGCGAATCCGGCTGCGGCAAATCGACGGTGCTGCGTTGCCTTGCCGGCATGGAGACCGGCTGGACCGGGCAGATCGAACTCGGCGGCAAACCGATCGGCAAGCAGCGCTCTCGCGAGGAGCTGAAATTTGCCCAGATGGTCTTTCAGGATCCGTATGGATCCCTGCATCCGCGCCATCGCATCGGCACCGCTTTGGCCGAACCGCTGCGCGCCATGGGCCATTCGGAGATCTGGTCGAAGGTCGAAAAGGCGTTGATTCAGGTCGGCCTGCCAGCAAGCTTCGCCAATCGTTTCCCCCATGAACTTTCCGGCGGCCAGCGGCAGCGCGTGGCGATCGCCCGGGCGCTGATCCTCTCGCCGCCCATCCTGCTGCTCGACGAGCCGACATCGGCTCTCGACGTCTCGGTCCAGGCCGAAATCCTCAACCTGCTGGCCGATCAGCGCGAGGAAAAGGGCCTGACCTATCTGCTCGTCAGCCACGACCTCGCGGTCATCGCCCATATGTGCGACCGGGTGCTGATTATGAAAAACGGCGGCTTTGTCGACGAACTGACCAAGGCGGATCTGCAGGCGGGCACCACGCATGACGCCTATGCGCGCGAGCTATTCGAGGCGAGCTTTATCGAGGCTTGA
- a CDS encoding LacI family DNA-binding transcriptional regulator, with product MAAEEKKGRRTRLDDIAARCGVSISTVSRALAGEKGVRPEIRKLVLETASAVSYALPASVAGKKVMLVASGAAMIDYVRNQFTLYVLEGLNARAAALGIEMAMRPVADKADEARVIAEMRDDPGFGGMLILTVDEEDMLAAAASLGKPVVLVNSDDPYMRLSSVTPCNRSAAFIAAEHLIKAGHERILFMLRPGRRTIERRLEGWRDALQHHGLTADADLVLEVDDWLPELGAETLTRFVSDKGLSFTAVLTAGDSLAAGAVHGLQAMGYAVPQDISVMGIDDLPQSAFLNPPLSTVHIPMRELGATALDLLRDMMLGLAMPRRRVELSCHLVERGSVAAVSGAAARNIKPR from the coding sequence ATGGCAGCGGAGGAGAAAAAAGGCAGGCGCACGCGCCTCGACGACATCGCCGCGCGATGCGGCGTCTCGATCAGCACCGTGTCGCGGGCGCTTGCCGGCGAAAAGGGTGTGAGGCCCGAGATTCGCAAGCTGGTGCTCGAAACGGCAAGTGCCGTCAGCTACGCCCTGCCGGCCAGCGTCGCCGGCAAGAAGGTCATGCTGGTCGCCTCCGGCGCGGCGATGATCGATTATGTCCGCAACCAGTTCACGCTCTACGTGCTCGAAGGATTGAATGCGCGGGCAGCCGCTCTCGGCATCGAGATGGCGATGCGTCCGGTCGCCGACAAGGCGGATGAAGCCCGTGTCATCGCCGAGATGCGCGATGATCCGGGTTTCGGCGGCATGCTGATCCTGACCGTCGACGAGGAAGATATGCTGGCCGCCGCCGCCAGTCTCGGAAAGCCCGTGGTGCTCGTCAATAGCGACGATCCCTATATGCGGCTTTCCAGCGTGACGCCCTGCAACCGTTCGGCCGCCTTCATCGCCGCCGAGCACCTGATCAAGGCGGGGCACGAACGCATCCTGTTCATGCTGCGGCCGGGACGGCGAACGATCGAGCGGCGCCTGGAGGGCTGGCGCGATGCCCTGCAGCATCATGGGCTGACGGCCGATGCCGATCTGGTGCTCGAGGTCGACGACTGGCTGCCGGAACTGGGTGCCGAGACCCTCACCCGTTTTGTGAGTGACAAAGGCCTCTCTTTCACCGCTGTCCTGACGGCCGGCGACAGCCTTGCCGCCGGCGCCGTGCACGGATTGCAGGCAATGGGCTATGCCGTGCCGCAGGATATCTCCGTCATGGGCATAGACGACCTGCCGCAATCGGCCTTTCTCAATCCGCCCCTTTCGACGGTGCATATCCCGATGCGCGAACTCGGCGCCACCGCGCTCGATCTGCTGCGTGATATGATGCTCGGCCTCGCGATGCCGCGGCGGCGGGTCGAGCTTTCCTGCCATCTTGTGGAAAGGGGCAGTGTTGCAGCCGTCAGCGGCGCAGCAGCGCGAAATATCAAGCCTCGATAA
- a CDS encoding ABC transporter substrate-binding protein yields the protein MTRMKSIGAALAAVLLSSVGAHAGDVRIMWYSDGGEGAVIKDLLSRFSKANPDVNVILDEVSYDVVKEQLPVQLEAGKGPDIARVTNLKAQAQHWLDLRPLLADAKYWDDNFGAQADWMRPDGSNAITGFMTQLTLTGGFVNKTLFEQAGVELPGPKATWDDWAAAAKRVADSQKVFAMAIDRSGHRVSGPNISYGANYIAADGKPAPIDQGSKEFLSRFVKWNEEGIVNKDVWVSAAGTTYRAAAEDFINGGLAYYYSGSWQISAFAQKIGDSFDWVMAGSPCGTAACTGMQGGAGLVAVKYTQNPKDVAKVMDYLAGADVQKEFAERSLFIPAHKGVAAGQMDFKTDNPHVQAALKAFVESAAQTAAPAMKLPGWKWSDAYYSAIVARISQVIAGEMKLDDAYARIDEDIKAKVGAN from the coding sequence ATGACCAGAATGAAATCGATCGGCGCGGCTTTGGCTGCGGTTCTTTTGAGTTCCGTTGGCGCCCATGCCGGCGACGTGCGCATCATGTGGTATTCCGATGGCGGCGAAGGCGCTGTCATCAAGGACTTGCTCTCGCGTTTCTCCAAGGCCAATCCGGACGTCAACGTCATCCTCGACGAGGTTTCCTACGACGTCGTCAAGGAACAGCTGCCGGTGCAGCTCGAAGCCGGGAAGGGGCCTGATATCGCCCGGGTCACCAATCTGAAGGCGCAGGCCCAGCACTGGCTCGATCTTCGCCCGCTGCTCGCCGATGCGAAATATTGGGACGACAATTTCGGCGCCCAGGCCGACTGGATGCGGCCCGACGGCTCGAATGCCATCACCGGTTTCATGACCCAGCTGACCCTGACCGGCGGCTTCGTCAACAAGACGCTGTTCGAGCAGGCCGGCGTCGAACTTCCCGGCCCGAAGGCGACCTGGGATGATTGGGCGGCGGCCGCCAAGAGGGTCGCCGACAGCCAGAAGGTCTTTGCCATGGCGATCGACCGCTCCGGTCACCGCGTCTCCGGCCCGAACATTTCCTACGGCGCCAACTACATCGCCGCCGATGGCAAGCCGGCGCCGATCGACCAGGGCTCCAAGGAATTCCTCAGCCGCTTCGTCAAGTGGAACGAGGAGGGCATCGTCAACAAGGATGTCTGGGTCAGCGCTGCCGGCACCACCTACCGTGCCGCCGCCGAAGACTTCATCAATGGCGGCCTTGCCTATTATTACTCGGGCAGCTGGCAGATTTCGGCCTTCGCACAGAAGATCGGCGACAGCTTCGACTGGGTCATGGCGGGAAGCCCCTGCGGCACGGCCGCCTGCACCGGCATGCAGGGTGGCGCCGGCCTCGTTGCCGTCAAATACACCCAAAACCCGAAGGATGTCGCCAAGGTGATGGATTACCTCGCAGGCGCCGACGTGCAGAAGGAATTCGCCGAGCGCAGCCTGTTCATTCCGGCGCATAAGGGTGTTGCCGCAGGCCAGATGGACTTCAAGACCGACAATCCGCATGTGCAGGCGGCGCTGAAGGCCTTCGTCGAATCGGCGGCTCAGACGGCGGCACCGGCGATGAAACTGCCGGGCTGGAAGTGGTCGGACGCCTATTACAGCGCCATCGTCGCCCGCATCAGCCAGGTGATCGCCGGCGAAATGAAGCTCGACGACGCCTATGCCCGTATTGACGAAGACATCAAGGCCAAGGTCGGCGCCAACTGA
- a CDS encoding carbohydrate ABC transporter permease gives MAEKTVSSEPPAKAGPRQALAAPVRLVMGIVDIPMRAWQKLTGLNGMAGVFLAPNMLIFSVFVLLPLVINFLYSTTSGSGIFLQNRTYVGTEQYHILFDCRSYLDPSTCAADTFWAAVRNTGVFVVFQVSAMLIAALATALILNRELSNRGFWRAVFFFPVLLSPVVVGLIWKWILQRQGLLNYALSPFGFEPFSWLSDRFWAFFFAVFVSVWAHMGFYALILLAGLQAIPKDLYEAAAMDKASPTRIFRRITLPLLMPNLIVVLVLALIRAVQIFDEVFVLTGGGPGTSTMYITQYIYETGFASSLRNPGLASAASILMGIVLVILTLVQLAASSRNEKRGKRQ, from the coding sequence ATGGCGGAAAAGACGGTTTCTTCCGAACCGCCGGCAAAGGCCGGCCCTCGGCAGGCGCTCGCAGCACCTGTCCGGCTTGTCATGGGGATCGTCGATATTCCCATGCGCGCCTGGCAGAAGCTGACGGGGCTGAACGGCATGGCGGGCGTCTTCCTGGCGCCCAACATGCTGATCTTCAGCGTCTTCGTGCTCCTGCCGCTGGTCATCAACTTCCTCTATTCGACGACGAGCGGCAGCGGCATCTTCCTGCAGAACAGGACCTATGTCGGCACCGAGCAGTACCACATCCTGTTCGACTGCCGTTCCTATCTCGACCCTTCGACCTGCGCCGCCGACACCTTCTGGGCGGCGGTCCGCAACACCGGCGTCTTCGTCGTCTTCCAGGTCTCGGCGATGCTGATCGCCGCGCTGGCAACGGCCCTGATTCTCAACCGCGAGCTTTCCAATCGCGGCTTCTGGCGCGCCGTCTTCTTCTTCCCGGTGCTGCTGTCGCCCGTCGTCGTCGGCCTGATCTGGAAATGGATCCTGCAGCGCCAGGGCCTGCTGAACTATGCGTTGAGCCCCTTCGGCTTCGAACCGTTCTCCTGGCTCAGCGATCGTTTCTGGGCCTTCTTCTTCGCCGTCTTCGTCTCGGTCTGGGCGCATATGGGCTTTTACGCGCTGATCCTGCTCGCCGGCTTGCAGGCGATCCCGAAGGATCTCTATGAGGCGGCAGCGATGGACAAGGCGAGCCCGACCCGCATCTTCCGGCGCATCACCTTGCCGCTCTTGATGCCGAACCTCATCGTCGTCCTGGTGCTGGCGCTGATCCGCGCCGTGCAGATCTTCGACGAGGTCTTCGTGCTCACAGGCGGCGGGCCGGGCACCAGCACCATGTACATCACCCAGTATATTTACGAGACGGGCTTTGCGAGTTCCTTGCGCAATCCGGGGCTTGCGTCGGCCGCCTCGATCCTGATGGGCATCGTGCTCGTCATCCTGACGCTGGTCCAGCTCGCCGCCAGCAGCCGCAATGAGAAGAGAGGGAAACGCCAATGA
- a CDS encoding carbohydrate ABC transporter permease, translating to MSAVATFLLRRRGRGWHWTDVVTWIWLISGVFLMFGPAVWLVFSSFKTPAALAEFPPSFLPYVTEQAVVPGHDKPLPLYTVTMPDGSSRVLAEVRRIGIIGQMIDPKQPGEIVKVNIKDRTPVRKVEFAAANYTEPFQRFDFFLFLRNSVFVTVAATAITLLVNSMAAFALSKYQFPGRTAVMLMILATLMVPLSVIVVPLYSVIGTLNLFDSLWGVILPTVATPTGVFLLRQYMLTIPDELIDAARMDKASEWQIYWRIILPLSAPALAVLAIFSVVWRWNDFLWPLIVLSRKELYTLQVGLNVYAGELNVQWHYILAMTVVSMIPVLLIFVFLQRFITTGIAGSGLK from the coding sequence ATGAGCGCTGTCGCCACCTTTCTTCTGCGCCGCCGCGGCCGCGGCTGGCACTGGACCGACGTCGTCACCTGGATCTGGCTGATCTCCGGCGTTTTCCTGATGTTCGGCCCGGCCGTCTGGCTGGTCTTTTCCTCCTTCAAGACGCCGGCCGCCCTTGCCGAATTCCCGCCGTCCTTCCTGCCCTATGTCACCGAACAGGCTGTGGTGCCCGGACACGACAAGCCCTTGCCGCTCTATACCGTGACGATGCCGGATGGCAGCAGCCGCGTGCTCGCCGAAGTCCGCCGCATCGGCATCATCGGCCAGATGATCGACCCGAAACAGCCCGGCGAAATCGTCAAGGTCAACATCAAGGACCGCACCCCGGTGCGCAAGGTCGAATTCGCCGCCGCCAACTACACCGAACCGTTCCAGCGTTTCGATTTCTTCCTGTTCCTGCGCAACTCCGTCTTCGTCACCGTGGCCGCGACGGCGATCACGCTGCTCGTCAATTCGATGGCCGCCTTTGCGCTGTCGAAATACCAGTTCCCCGGCCGCACCGCCGTCATGCTGATGATCCTGGCGACACTGATGGTGCCGCTCTCGGTCATCGTCGTGCCGCTCTATTCCGTCATCGGCACCTTGAACCTCTTCGACAGCCTCTGGGGCGTCATCCTGCCGACGGTCGCCACCCCCACAGGCGTCTTCCTGCTCCGTCAATATATGCTGACCATCCCGGACGAGCTGATCGACGCCGCACGCATGGACAAGGCCAGCGAATGGCAGATCTACTGGCGCATCATCCTGCCGCTCTCGGCGCCGGCGCTGGCGGTGCTGGCGATCTTCTCGGTCGTCTGGCGCTGGAACGACTTCCTCTGGCCGCTGATCGTGCTGTCGCGCAAGGAGCTCTATACGCTGCAGGTCGGCCTCAACGTCTATGCTGGCGAGCTCAATGTGCAATGGCACTATATCCTCGCCATGACGGTCGTCTCGATGATCCCGGTGTTGCTGATCTTCGTCTTCCTGCAGCGCTTCATCACCACCGGCATCGCCGGCTCCGGACTGAAATAA
- a CDS encoding ABC transporter ATP-binding protein, translating into MSGLELRNIVKNFGAVEVIRDVSLEVKDGEFVAFVGPSGCGKSTLLRLIAGLDKPTAGSIAIDGKDVTAIGAADRGLAMVFQSYALYPHMSVRENLAFGLENTKVAKPEIEARITDAARMLEIEPFLQRRPGQLSGGQRQRVAIGRAIVRRPDAFLLDEPLSNLDAELRVSMRAELAALHARLKATMIYVTHDQVEAMTLANRIVVLRGGRIEQVGTPLELYNKPANRFVAGFIGAPHMNFLEGAIIGHDGNLTEVETVAGHRLSVIAQDPRPIGERVSIGIRPQHITLAEAAGPGRLETRVTLVEELGSETVVHADTGGKKLIAVFAGQQRMKSGDSLPLHFDPAVLHLFGEDGRRLS; encoded by the coding sequence ATGAGCGGGCTCGAGCTCAGGAACATCGTCAAGAATTTCGGCGCCGTCGAGGTCATCCGCGATGTCTCGCTTGAGGTCAAGGACGGCGAGTTCGTCGCCTTCGTCGGCCCCTCCGGTTGCGGGAAGTCGACGCTGCTGCGCCTCATCGCCGGCCTCGACAAGCCGACTGCCGGCAGCATTGCCATCGACGGCAAGGATGTCACGGCGATCGGTGCCGCCGACCGCGGCCTCGCCATGGTCTTCCAGTCCTACGCGCTCTACCCGCATATGAGCGTGCGTGAGAATCTGGCCTTCGGACTGGAGAATACCAAGGTGGCGAAACCCGAGATCGAAGCCCGCATCACCGATGCCGCCCGCATGCTGGAGATCGAACCTTTCCTGCAGCGCCGTCCGGGCCAGCTCTCCGGCGGTCAGCGCCAGCGCGTCGCGATCGGCCGCGCCATCGTCCGCCGGCCGGATGCCTTCCTGCTCGATGAACCGCTGTCCAATCTCGACGCCGAACTGCGCGTCTCCATGCGCGCCGAACTCGCCGCCCTTCATGCGCGGCTAAAGGCGACAATGATCTACGTGACCCACGATCAGGTCGAGGCGATGACGCTTGCAAACCGCATCGTGGTGCTGAGAGGCGGCAGGATCGAGCAGGTCGGGACGCCGCTGGAACTCTATAACAAGCCGGCCAACCGCTTCGTCGCCGGCTTCATCGGCGCCCCGCACATGAACTTCCTGGAGGGCGCAATTATCGGCCATGACGGCAATCTCACCGAGGTCGAAACCGTCGCCGGCCATCGCCTGTCCGTCATTGCCCAGGATCCACGCCCCATCGGCGAGAGGGTCAGCATCGGCATTCGCCCGCAACACATCACCCTTGCCGAAGCGGCAGGCCCGGGCAGACTGGAAACAAGGGTCACCCTTGTCGAAGAGCTGGGTTCGGAGACCGTCGTCCACGCCGACACCGGCGGAAAGAAGCTGATCGCCGTCTTTGCCGGCCAGCAACGGATGAAATCCGGCGACAGCCTGCCGCTGCATTTCGACCCTGCCGTGCTGCATCTCTTCGGCGAGGACGGCCGGCGTCTGTCCTGA
- a CDS encoding GFA family protein, producing MRIRTGSCLCGAVAYRVEGEPLRVGLCHCADCRKSSGSAFVFFAVWPRPAFSHSGQIATFAGRSFCPVCGSRLFCLQEDAAEIRLGSLDSPPSDLVPDHEVWIKRREAWLPQLPGAEQFAEDAD from the coding sequence ATGCGGATCCGGACCGGAAGTTGCCTGTGCGGGGCGGTTGCCTATCGCGTCGAAGGTGAGCCGCTTCGCGTCGGCCTTTGCCACTGCGCCGATTGCCGCAAATCGAGCGGCTCCGCCTTCGTCTTCTTCGCGGTCTGGCCGCGCCCGGCTTTTTCCCATAGCGGTCAGATCGCGACCTTCGCCGGTCGCAGCTTCTGCCCCGTCTGCGGCAGCCGGCTTTTCTGCCTGCAGGAGGACGCCGCGGAAATCCGCCTCGGCTCGCTCGACAGTCCGCCGAGCGACCTCGTCCCGGATCATGAAGTCTGGATTAAGCGGCGCGAAGCCTGGTTGCCTCAGCTGCCGGGTGCAGAGCAATTTGCCGAGGATGCCGACTGA
- a CDS encoding efflux RND transporter periplasmic adaptor subunit produces MNDTGTGKKTGAQTSGASELATVLAASGRQGKRSRWRGRLFILLILVASAAGAAYFYMGRGQSEVNYATQPAKRGDLTVLVTATGSVQPTEQVDISSELSGTVRDVNVDYNSTIKAGDVLAQLDTNKLEADVKSSRAKLNSAKANVAKANADLQSASTSLERLKSLVRSNVSTQQSLDDATYKYDSAVAAKQINEAEVLASEADLQLAEVNLAKAKIVSPIDGVILTRAVNPGATVAASLSAPILFTIAGDLKKMELQVDVDEADVGQIAVGQKAKFSVDAYPDRSFPAEIEQIRFASEVVNNVVTYKAVLSVDNADLLLRPGMTATADVTVEAVKDTLMVPNTALRYAPTQAGRRGRGIFGIFGPPRQRGGGNSGQALTGAERRVWVLSDGRPSPVVIQVGSSDGQFTQVVSGDLKDGDALVTDATTRAN; encoded by the coding sequence ATGAACGATACCGGAACCGGCAAGAAGACCGGGGCACAGACAAGCGGCGCGTCCGAGCTCGCAACGGTGCTTGCCGCATCGGGACGTCAGGGCAAGCGCAGCCGCTGGCGCGGACGGTTGTTCATCCTGTTGATCCTCGTTGCTTCAGCAGCCGGCGCCGCGTATTTCTATATGGGCCGCGGGCAAAGCGAAGTGAACTATGCCACCCAGCCGGCCAAACGCGGCGATCTGACGGTGCTGGTCACCGCCACCGGCTCGGTGCAGCCGACCGAGCAGGTGGATATATCGAGCGAACTGTCCGGCACGGTCCGCGACGTCAATGTCGATTATAACAGCACGATCAAGGCGGGCGACGTGCTGGCGCAGCTCGATACCAACAAGCTCGAGGCCGATGTGAAGAGCTCACGCGCCAAGCTCAATTCGGCCAAGGCGAATGTCGCCAAGGCCAATGCCGACCTGCAGTCGGCAAGCACCTCGCTCGAGCGGCTGAAGAGCCTGGTCCGGAGCAATGTCTCCACCCAGCAAAGCCTCGACGACGCCACCTACAAATATGATTCCGCCGTCGCCGCCAAACAGATCAACGAAGCCGAGGTGCTCGCTTCGGAAGCCGACCTGCAGCTTGCCGAGGTCAATCTTGCCAAGGCGAAGATCGTCTCGCCGATCGACGGCGTCATCCTTACCCGCGCCGTCAATCCGGGCGCCACCGTCGCAGCCTCGCTTTCGGCGCCGATCCTGTTCACCATCGCGGGCGACCTGAAGAAGATGGAACTGCAGGTCGATGTCGACGAGGCCGATGTCGGTCAGATCGCCGTCGGCCAGAAGGCGAAGTTCTCGGTAGACGCCTATCCCGACCGGAGCTTTCCCGCCGAGATCGAGCAGATCCGTTTCGCCTCCGAGGTGGTCAACAATGTCGTGACCTATAAGGCGGTCCTCTCCGTCGACAATGCCGATCTCCTGCTGCGCCCCGGCATGACGGCGACGGCCGACGTCACCGTCGAGGCCGTCAAGGATACGCTGATGGTGCCGAACACGGCGCTGCGTTACGCCCCGACCCAGGCGGGACGGCGCGGCCGCGGCATTTTCGGCATCTTCGGCCCGCCACGCCAGCGCGGCGGCGGCAATTCCGGCCAGGCGCTGACGGGCGCCGAGCGCCGCGTCTGGGTGCTAAGCGACGGCCGGCCCAGCCCCGTCGTCATCCAGGTCGGCTCATCCGACGGCCAGTTCACCCAGGTCGTCTCCGGCGACCTCAAGGACGGTGACGCATTGGTGACCGACGCCACGACACGTGCGAACTGA
- a CDS encoding ABC transporter ATP-binding protein: MASPPLIEFRQVSKIYGEGEAAIRALDHVDLAINAHEFVAIMGPSGSGKSTAMNILGCLDVPTSGDYAFQGIPTSGFDRGQLTLLRRHMLGFVFQGFNLLSRTSALENVELPLIYRGMAVRERRERAHEALALVGLSGREHHKTQELSGGQQQRVAIARAIVTQPALLLADEPTGNLDTKTSVEIMDLMTRLNREQGITIVMVTHEPDIAAYAQRLLRFVDGKLETEVEHQRRADHVL; this comes from the coding sequence ATGGCAAGCCCGCCGCTCATCGAATTCAGGCAGGTCTCGAAAATCTACGGCGAGGGCGAGGCGGCAATCCGCGCGCTCGACCATGTCGACCTTGCAATCAACGCCCATGAATTCGTCGCGATCATGGGCCCATCGGGCTCCGGCAAGTCGACGGCGATGAACATCCTCGGCTGCCTCGACGTGCCGACATCAGGCGACTACGCCTTCCAGGGCATCCCGACCTCCGGCTTCGACCGCGGTCAGCTGACGCTGTTGCGCCGTCACATGCTCGGCTTCGTCTTCCAGGGCTTCAACCTGCTGTCGCGCACCTCGGCGCTCGAGAATGTCGAACTGCCGCTGATCTATCGTGGCATGGCGGTGCGCGAACGGCGCGAACGGGCGCACGAGGCCTTGGCGCTGGTCGGCCTCTCCGGCCGCGAACATCACAAGACCCAGGAACTGTCCGGCGGCCAGCAGCAGCGCGTCGCGATCGCCCGCGCCATCGTCACCCAACCGGCGTTGCTGCTTGCCGACGAACCGACAGGCAATCTCGATACGAAAACCAGCGTCGAGATTATGGATCTGATGACCCGGCTGAACCGCGAGCAGGGCATTACCATCGTCATGGTGACGCACGAGCCCGATATCGCCGCCTATGCCCAGCGATTGCTCAGGTTCGTCGACGGCAAGCTGGAGACCGAGGTCGAGCACCAGAGGAGGGCGGATCATGTTCTTTGA